A window of Argopecten irradians isolate NY chromosome 14, Ai_NY, whole genome shotgun sequence contains these coding sequences:
- the LOC138306847 gene encoding adenosine receptor A3-like: MAVHKIEMVWLEIIKSSPVEKVPVACICDGGLNSSLPRPPLDSVLDVTQTNKCFPLPENVHEQTKQILLVPITILILGCNSGVLCMIAANKIFHTPAYLLIANLGLADLTVGVVSIGTMLTRAKEETLDLCLVRIGFTVACCVSSLICLMCIAVERFIAITYSLTYRTLVTACKVSVVILLSWLVSLLAGFAPLIGWKVKVYHNYCSFLYVLPSDYIIFLFSSCVLLPIIVTFTMYGLIYKYARRHIKRIEAIENLHLDRRNHRILRFSPRNFKSLKTLLAVFGCVIVTWLPFLITTITHVISGYTTCFLKDIVGTHLLLLGFTNSFLNPLIYALGTKDFRDKVRELFGRRVGNSP, encoded by the coding sequence ATGGCCGTGCATAAGATAGAAATGGTGTGGCTAGAGATCATAAAGTCGAGTCCTGTCGAGAAGGTTCCGGTAGCATGTATATGTGACGGTGGATTAAACTCGAGTCTCCCTCGTCCACCACTGGACAGTGTCCTAGACGTTACACAGACAAACAAGTGTTTTCCGTTACCAGAAAACGTCCACGAACAGACGAAGCAGATTCTACTCGTCCCAATCACCATCCTGATCCTCGGCTGTAATTCCGGAGTACTGTGTATGATCGCGGCTAACAAGATCTTCCATACCCCAGCCTACCTCCTCATCGCTAACCTCGGTCTGGCTGATCTGACCGTAGGGGTGGTCAGTATAGGTACCATGCTGACCCGCGCCAAGGAGGAGACGCTGGACCTGTGTTTGGTGAGGATAGGCTTCACTGTCGCGTGCTGCGTCTCCTCTCTCATCTGTCTGATGTGTATCGCCGTCGAGCGGTTCATCGCCATCACGTACTCGCTGACGTACAGAACACTGGTGACGGCGTGTAAGGTAAGCGTGGTGATCCTTCTGTCATGGCTCGTGTCACTGCTGGCCGGGTTCGCACCCCTCATAGGATGGAAGGTCAAAGTTTACCATAACTACTGTTCCTTCCTTTACGTCCTGCCTTCAGACTACATAATATTCCTGTTTTCTTCCTGTGTATTGTTACCGataatagtaacatttacaatgtatgGATTGATCTATAAATATGCCAGGCGGCACATAAAGAGAATAGAAGCCATTGAAAATCTACACTTGGATAGGAGGAATCATAGAATTTTGAGATTTTCTCCAAGAAATTTCAAGTCTCTGAAAACCTTGTTGGCGGTGTTTGGTTGTGTGATTGTGACGTGGCTTCCGTTTCTGATCACGACCATTACACACGTCATATCCGGCTACACAACCTGCTTCCTGAAGGATATTGTAGGAACACATCTTCTATTGTTAGGATTCACAAACTCTTTCTTGAACCCACTGATATATGCGCTTGGTACGAAGGATTTCAGAGACAAAGTCAGAGAACTGTTTGGCCGGCGGGTCGGTAACTCTCCATAG
- the LOC138308343 gene encoding uncharacterized protein: MMMVWILLLASLVCTTGAWDATPEVGTLFPRVGDIPQYAFFHEEYLDVPPSNITEAIDVDIKSAFPGDVTWIESPNENFVLYVLAYRNSYVDSSEPKIQIEASLTSGKLEIRINPMESPIPKTLNVVPLNGAGLVSVNVFCLTLAVLGSTLDHRVGLLLGIVVSGALVSCMDPHIVSGGTKCHVTIYYPRNSTFSNMSIFVPEGNISVPPKENWPADIWCSTSNTTDGCPFCCHGNGFCGPGNLCTCRGNFDNETNCENELKPDFKLYTGRMDPRLARFDSLDLYRHLIIGKRRDDGVTRIVTEIKSRDAGGNEIVIGVKKGRHIKDISVTGIDGGRIHWINSCNILVTSPETNKPNKSHSTIINTCGSREENKNNETKKKRKRRKKDITILSIKRKSFDTFIEKSSQNTAEPPKGNDFLSASFKVLGVDENHSRWKKTFTKVPINVKRCGEGDLSSTVFASVLVRQSEGDMMPVLEYKAIADYYPGSFYVKFPAKQNTDNILTHGDTHPVRMCNHFRKASLKVCHKNKRVLSSNITESCSSLFGGTGRQNVSEAVRQSAIDTCERGYIALKSYCDNAALIADSSQCLDSFTEQEAFHVSEETFVIFRVVFPDGHVVRSPVYRFNNSAAHVTQPVVLEGVNVIPKILNFSINPPDPRPNQGYEAIIRYRCVSDTTKLHMRVEGDDSYTSDVTCHGNQQCDCCTLHVAGATAHVTDTVKIELSDSTSGVNITQQYRVMF; the protein is encoded by the exons ATG atgATGGTTTGGATATTACTTCTGGCTAGTTTAGTTTGTACTACTGGAGCATGGGACGCGACCCCGGAGGTCGGCACATTATTCCcgagggtaggggatatacctCAATACGCATTTTTCCACGAGGAATACCTTGACGTCCCACCGTCAAACATCACCGAGGCTATAGATGTGGACATAAAATCAGCATTCCCG GGAGATGTCACTTGGATCGAGTCCCCTAATGAAAACTTTGTGTTGTACGTCTTGGCTTATCGTAACAGTTACGTGGACTCTTCTGAACCGAAAATACAAATCGAAGCTTCACTGACTTCCGGGAAACTAGAGATTCGGATTAACCCTATGGAATCTCCTATACCGAAAACGTTAAACGTTGTACCCCTAAACGGGGCCGGATTGGTGTCGGTTAATGTGTTTTGTTTAACGTTGGCTGTTCTGGGCAGCACGCTTGACCACCGTGTGGGTTTATTACTGGGGATAGTAGTGTCCGGAGCCCTAGTTTCCTGTATGGATCCTCATATTGTGTCGGGAGGCACTAAATGTCACGTGACTATATACTATCCCAG AAACAGCACATTTTCCAACATGAGTATTTTTGTACCGGAAGGAAACATCTCTGTTCCACCTAAGGAGAACTGGCCGGCCGATATCTGGTGTTCCACATCCAACACTACAGACG GATGCCCATtctgttgccatggtaacgGATTTTGTGGTCCAGGCAATCTTTGTACCTGTCGAGGTAACTTTGACAATGAGACTAACTGCG aaaaCGAATTGAAGCCAGATTTCAAACTCTATACAGGAAGGATGGATCCTAGACTAGCAAGATTTGATTCTCTAGATCTGTACCGACATTTAATCATCGGCAAACGTCGGGATGACGGAGTTACCCGAATCGTGACAGAAATAAAGTCACGTGATGCAGGTGGGAATGAAATTGTGATCGGTGTTAAAAAAGGGAGACATATTAAGGACATAAGCGTGACCGGAATTGACGGAGGCAGAATTCACTGGATTAACTCTTGTAATATTCTTGTGACGTCACCAGAAACCAATAAAccaaacaaaagtcattccaCTATCATCAACACGTGCGGTTCCCgtgaagaaaataaaaataatgagacaaagaaaaaaagaaaaagaaggaaaaaagaTATAACCATTCTGTCTATCAAAAGAAAATCTTTCGACACATTTATTGAAAAATCATCGCAGAACACTGCGGAGCCTCCAAAAGGAAATGATTTTTTGTCGGCCAGTTTTAAAGTTTTAGGAGTGGATGAAAATCACTCCAGGTGGAAAAAAACTTTTACAAAAGTTCCCATTAATGTCAAACGTTGTGGCGAGGGAGATTTATCGTCTACAGTCTTTGCAAGCGTTTTAGTGAGACAGAGTGAAGGTGATATGATGCCGGTGTTGGAATACAAGGCAATCGCAGACTACTATCCCGGCAGTTTCTATGTGAAGTTTCCCGCCAAACAAAATACAGACAACATATTAACACATGGAGACACACACCCTGTGCGCATGTGTAATCACTTCCGAAAAGCATCACTCAAAGTGTGTCACAAAAATAAAAGAGTGTTGTCTTCTAATATAACAGAAAGTTGTAGTTCACTTTTTGGTGGGACAGGCCGACAGAATGTTAGTGAGGCCGTCAGACAGAGTGCCATAGACACGTGTGAGCGTGGATACATTGCTTTAAAATCATACTGTGATAACGCAGCGCTAATAGCTGACTCAAGTCAATGTCTAGACTCCTTTACCGAGCAGGAAGCATTCCACGTGAGTGAGGAAACTTTTGTGATATTCCGAGTTGTATTTCCGGACGGACATGTCGTCCGCTCCCCTGTGTATAGATTTAACAACAGTGCTGCCCACGTGACACAACCTGTCGTGTTAGAGGGTGTAAATGTAATtccaaaaatattaaattttagtATAAATCCTCCAGACCCACGTCCCAACCAGGGGTACGAGGCCATCATCAGATACCGGTGTGTGTCGGACACAACTAAACTGCACATGCGCGTAGAAGGTGATGACAGTTATACCAGTGACGTCACATGCCATGGTAACCAGCAGTGTGACTGCTGCACTCTCCATGTTGCAGGTGCTACTGCGCATGTTACAGACACAGTAAAAATAGAGTTATCTGATTCTACTTCCGGTGTAAATATTACTCAACAATATCGTGTGATGTTTTAG